Proteins encoded within one genomic window of Methanosarcina barkeri str. Wiesmoor:
- a CDS encoding NADH:flavin oxidoreductase, translated as MIRGNHIKNRIVMPPMVTFSFHGDNGSHYGKQHIEHYTKRAKGGTGLIIVQATSVFGAVDSTGMWSAGDISALKQIASNCHEYGATVMMQLHCGNMDINELSTEEIHSMQKNMKQAAIRACEIGFNGVEFHFAYGFTLCKFLDASYNRRTDKYGGDVLYRARVLTQILPEIRNNTPKNFIVSVRMGEYLPESKDGIEAAKAFEKAGIDLLHISFGMQPPANTVPDGFICSPITYSGCKIKKEVKIPVIAVNEIRTEEQVRFLIENDYVDLVAVGRGMLADPEFANHVINSEPVNTCLGCERCFWFTDHTLCPAGKNE; from the coding sequence GTGATTCGTGGGAATCACATAAAAAACCGAATTGTGATGCCTCCTATGGTTACTTTTTCCTTTCACGGAGATAATGGCTCTCATTATGGCAAGCAGCACATTGAACATTATACGAAACGTGCAAAAGGCGGTACTGGCCTTATCATCGTGCAGGCTACCAGCGTTTTTGGGGCTGTAGATTCAACAGGCATGTGGTCGGCAGGTGATATCTCAGCTTTAAAGCAAATTGCAAGCAACTGCCACGAATATGGCGCAACAGTAATGATGCAGCTTCATTGCGGCAATATGGATATTAACGAATTGTCAACCGAAGAAATTCATTCGATGCAAAAAAATATGAAGCAGGCAGCCATTCGTGCCTGTGAAATTGGGTTTAATGGCGTTGAATTTCATTTTGCATACGGATTTACCTTATGTAAGTTTCTTGATGCTTCTTACAATCGCCGAACCGATAAGTATGGCGGCGACGTTCTATACAGGGCAAGAGTTTTAACACAAATTCTGCCGGAGATTCGAAACAACACTCCTAAAAATTTCATTGTTAGTGTGCGCATGGGCGAGTATCTGCCGGAAAGCAAGGACGGCATTGAAGCAGCCAAAGCTTTTGAGAAAGCCGGTATTGATTTACTGCACATTTCATTTGGCATGCAGCCCCCAGCAAATACGGTTCCCGACGGTTTCATTTGCAGTCCTATAACCTATAGTGGCTGTAAGATCAAAAAAGAAGTAAAGATTCCAGTTATTGCAGTTAATGAAATCCGCACTGAAGAACAGGTACGGTTCTTAATTGAAAATGATTATGTGGATCTTGTTGCTGTTGGCAGGGGTATGTTAGCTGACCCTGAATTTGCTAATCATGTGATAAACAGCGAGCCTGTAAACACGTGCTTGGGATGTGAGAGGTGTTTCTGGTTTACAGATCATACGCTTTGTCCGGCAGGAAAAAACGAGTGA
- a CDS encoding formate dehydrogenase accessory sulfurtransferase FdhD — MISPTLLEEFITGFLYTERIIRKLEDIESLHIE, encoded by the coding sequence ATGATAAGCCCGACGCTGCTTGAAGAGTTTATAACAGGATTTTTATATACGGAAAGGATTATCCGCAAGTTAGAGGATATCGAATCGTTGCACATAGAATAA
- a CDS encoding PKD domain-containing protein → MLFAATSKGEATSKGEAPISWYWDFGDGINSKHAMDVTHTFTKSGNYTVGLTVENAARNSTVTKPGYIVVTDPNAPVANFNSNVIEVMLPDSIVL, encoded by the coding sequence GTGTTATTCGCTGCCACAAGTAAAGGTGAAGCTACAAGTAAGGGCGAAGCACCTATTTCTTGGTATTGGGATTTTGGCGATGGTATCAATTCAAAGCATGCCATGGATGTAACTCACACGTTTACAAAATCAGGAAATTATACAGTTGGTCTAACTGTAGAAAATGCCGCAAGGAACAGTACAGTGACAAAGCCGGGTTATATAGTTGTTACTGATCCAAATGCTCCGGTTGCAAACTTCAATAGTAATGTTATAGAGGTCATGCTCCCTGACAGTATAGTTTTATGA
- a CDS encoding MarR family winged helix-turn-helix transcriptional regulator has product MDEVTLKKIILLMMERDALDNFIFEQTFQKKIISKFKNLSKNQPVVIKIIGMEGEIMPSTIGRYTGMDKSSLTRMVDDLERKGLVFRKTDPEDRRKVLVSLTEKGLECYNYSNQILDELLKLVDEKDIEDYVQSLEMMVRILRKAVSQQIR; this is encoded by the coding sequence ATGGATGAAGTAACGCTAAAGAAAATAATTCTTCTGATGATGGAAAGGGATGCTCTTGACAATTTTATTTTTGAACAGACTTTTCAGAAGAAAATCATTAGCAAATTCAAGAATCTAAGCAAGAATCAGCCTGTAGTAATCAAGATCATAGGTATGGAAGGTGAGATCATGCCCTCAACTATAGGGAGGTATACAGGTATGGATAAAAGCAGCCTCACTCGAATGGTTGATGATCTGGAGAGAAAGGGGTTAGTATTTCGGAAAACTGACCCGGAAGACCGACGGAAAGTGCTTGTTTCGCTGACTGAGAAAGGATTAGAGTGTTATAACTATTCTAATCAGATTCTCGATGAGTTGCTTAAGCTTGTAGATGAGAAGGATATAGAGGACTATGTTCAGAGTCTTGAGATGATGGTGAGGATTTTAAGAAAGGCGGTCAGTCAACAAATTCGATAA
- a CDS encoding VWA domain-containing protein — protein MEGSEDFSNSPGAASYGTHSFSENKASGNKGLQDLLLLHNQTATVLERDLRSTIAFPRTIPRPMREKIAEIITLEILFGQPYEIKDPERFIETFGAFYPILLTLRNSKPWPKLRKIAKKSRGAGIAGLKILLPLIYKILERFSESTSISGTEYLKDLDTEMDEILRQFEEILKETLLMWGNSGYAELPGRNFQKMKNFGESALVDAILAFMQKGGYQEFLEKVMEGLYRRMNEFVTEMEENLELFDTLTLLFPQRNWSYSVKELKKEPFYVQLKMLKNYSTFFEKSPDLKKIMDFIGRREFDPPSDRIRLSPFGKDRIQTVRFSDSINNLLPMEAAKLLNPSLKKKFYADMLEGKLLSYQFLGKHYTGPPRIKPRGPMIVLVDTSGSMHGAPQTLAKSAVLAMAKLMLSQQRDMKVILFASTSQHLEIELSSRKKMSEKFLNFLLYTFGGGTDFNTALASGLKSLKEKDFQGADLLFITDGKSEVSDELVLARWEEAKKKYNAKVYSLIVGSSGAGGLSEISDYIYFVEMEMDSEGSSGFVRLIEFTEEKNMNAIDSNKAGN, from the coding sequence ATGGAAGGCTCTGAGGATTTCTCAAATAGTCCAGGTGCAGCCTCATATGGAACTCACTCCTTTTCAGAAAATAAAGCCTCAGGAAATAAGGGATTGCAGGATTTGCTTCTGCTCCATAATCAGACTGCGACTGTGCTGGAACGGGATCTCAGGAGCACAATAGCCTTTCCTCGAACTATCCCCCGGCCAATGCGAGAAAAAATAGCCGAAATCATAACTCTTGAGATCCTTTTTGGCCAGCCTTATGAGATAAAGGATCCTGAAAGGTTTATTGAGACCTTCGGAGCTTTTTATCCAATCCTTCTTACTCTAAGAAACTCAAAACCCTGGCCTAAACTCCGAAAAATTGCAAAAAAAAGCAGGGGAGCCGGAATTGCAGGCTTGAAAATTCTTCTGCCTTTGATTTATAAGATCCTGGAACGCTTTTCAGAATCAACCAGCATTTCAGGTACAGAGTATCTTAAGGATCTCGATACTGAAATGGATGAGATCCTGAGGCAATTTGAAGAAATTCTGAAAGAAACACTTCTCATGTGGGGGAATTCGGGATATGCGGAACTTCCAGGCAGGAATTTCCAGAAAATGAAAAATTTCGGAGAATCTGCCCTTGTTGACGCTATTCTGGCATTCATGCAGAAAGGCGGGTACCAGGAGTTTCTGGAAAAAGTTATGGAAGGGCTATACCGGAGAATGAACGAGTTCGTTACGGAAATGGAAGAAAATCTGGAGCTTTTCGATACGCTTACCCTGCTTTTTCCCCAGCGCAACTGGAGTTATTCCGTAAAAGAGCTTAAAAAAGAGCCATTCTATGTGCAGCTTAAAATGCTTAAAAACTATTCAACTTTTTTTGAAAAAAGCCCTGACCTGAAAAAAATCATGGATTTCATAGGCAGGCGGGAATTTGACCCGCCCTCAGACCGCATACGCCTTTCACCTTTCGGGAAAGACCGGATACAGACTGTGCGTTTTTCCGACTCTATCAATAACCTGCTGCCCATGGAAGCCGCAAAACTCCTGAATCCTTCTCTGAAAAAGAAGTTCTATGCAGACATGCTTGAAGGAAAGCTCCTGAGCTACCAGTTCCTCGGAAAGCACTACACAGGCCCTCCTCGCATAAAACCCAGAGGCCCGATGATAGTGCTTGTGGACACTTCCGGGTCAATGCACGGAGCTCCACAAACTTTAGCTAAGTCTGCAGTGCTGGCTATGGCAAAACTGATGCTTTCCCAGCAGAGGGACATGAAAGTTATCCTTTTTGCCTCGACAAGCCAGCACCTGGAAATCGAACTCAGCAGCAGGAAAAAAATGTCCGAAAAATTTCTGAATTTCCTTCTCTATACCTTCGGCGGAGGAACTGACTTCAATACCGCCCTTGCCTCAGGCCTTAAGTCTCTGAAAGAAAAGGATTTTCAGGGTGCAGACCTGCTCTTTATAACCGATGGCAAATCCGAAGTTTCTGATGAACTGGTACTGGCCCGTTGGGAAGAAGCAAAAAAGAAGTATAATGCAAAGGTCTATTCGCTGATCGTAGGCAGCAGTGGAGCAGGAGGGCTGTCTGAAATCTCGGATTATATTTATTTTGTAGAAATGGAAATGGATTCTGAGGGCAGCAGTGGGTTTGTGAGACTAATCGAATTTACCGAAGAGAAAAACATGAATGCCATAGATTCCAATAAAGCAGGAAATTAA
- a CDS encoding TrmB family transcriptional regulator: MTRKIIENLQKLGFTRNEAKIYAVLVCLKQARASEIAESSGVPRSKVYGTLRGMEKKGYVRIIEGEPTLFCCVEPEKLIFRIRTDFMLSLSETANELNALSPTTNGFSVGSYRKLKVRV, encoded by the coding sequence GTGACTCGTAAAATTATAGAAAATCTGCAAAAACTGGGGTTTACCAGAAACGAAGCTAAAATCTACGCAGTACTTGTCTGCCTTAAGCAAGCGCGAGCCAGTGAAATTGCAGAAAGTTCCGGAGTCCCTAGATCTAAAGTTTATGGAACGCTCAGAGGAATGGAGAAGAAGGGTTATGTCCGGATAATTGAGGGTGAACCAACACTTTTTTGCTGCGTAGAGCCTGAAAAGCTTATTTTCAGGATAAGGACGGACTTTATGCTTTCTCTAAGCGAGACTGCAAATGAACTTAACGCTCTGAGCCCTACAACTAACGGATTTTCTGTAGGAAGTTATCGCAAATTAAAAGTACGGGTCTAA
- a CDS encoding pyridoxamine 5'-phosphate oxidase family protein: MDFKDCIKFANETPVCYLATVEGDQPRVRALGFWFADESGFYFQIGATKDMYSQLQANPKVEACFWQPGEATGKMMRVAGKIEFVEDPGLKKKVLEDRPFLKEFGLTFDHPGLIIFRIARGEAYFWTMETNLEPKKFIKFGN; the protein is encoded by the coding sequence ATGGATTTTAAAGATTGCATTAAGTTTGCAAATGAAACACCAGTTTGCTATCTGGCAACAGTAGAAGGAGATCAACCCCGAGTTCGGGCACTGGGTTTCTGGTTCGCAGATGAAAGCGGGTTTTACTTTCAAATTGGAGCCACGAAAGATATGTACAGTCAACTTCAGGCAAACCCAAAAGTAGAAGCATGTTTCTGGCAACCCGGTGAAGCAACAGGAAAGATGATGAGAGTTGCAGGTAAAATCGAATTTGTGGAGGACCCGGGACTTAAGAAGAAAGTTCTGGAGGACAGGCCATTTCTTAAAGAGTTTGGTCTGACATTTGATCATCCAGGACTTATAATTTTCCGCATTGCCAGAGGTGAAGCGTATTTTTGGACAATGGAAACTAACCTAGAGCCTAAAAAGTTCATAAAATTCGGCAATTAA
- a CDS encoding response regulator produces the protein MARVMIVEDAEFMRIALRDTLFKHGHEVVAEVADDDEAIERYLEVKPDLVLMDIMVPDNVPDNMNWRNLLNKFLVIDQEAKMAMFSSLGQQIIITESLKIGAMGFMVSPFEPEMLNIIRIIAEPN, from the coding sequence ATGGCACGAGTTATGATTGTAGAAGATGCTGAGTTTATGCGAATAGCGCTCCGGGATACACTTTTTAAACATGGACATGAAGTAGTTGCTGAAGTGGCTGACGACGATGAAGCCATTGAAAGATATCTGGAGGTAAAACCAGACCTCGTGTTGATGGATATAATGGTGCCGGATAACGTGCCAGATAATATGAATTGGAGAAATTTGCTGAACAAGTTTCTCGTTATAGATCAGGAAGCAAAGATGGCAATGTTTTCTTCTCTTGGTCAGCAGATCATCATAACGGAATCTCTAAAAATTGGCGCTATGGGATTTATGGTAAGTCCTTTTGAACCCGAGATGTTGAATATAATTAGAATAATTGCCGAGCCAAACTAA
- a CDS encoding formate dehydrogenase accessory sulfurtransferase FdhD, translating into MWRRSLIFGYGPAPENPVGLVTDVSTIKTNERNIDLRPLYQNKRDTYCRTFGPEGKICVIEDIGRHNVLDKAIGYGLKYGVDFSRTIVTCQGRLSSEMVRKCLMANIPVIVSRSATTTLAISMVEQAGLTIIGFARNQK; encoded by the coding sequence ATGTGGAGGCGATCCTTAATATTTGGGTATGGACCGGCTCCCGAAAATCCAGTCGGTCTGGTCACTGATGTTTCAACAATTAAAACTAATGAAAGAAACATTGATCTCAGACCTTTATACCAGAACAAGCGGGATACATATTGTAGGACTTTCGGGCCGGAAGGAAAGATCTGCGTAATAGAAGATATTGGCAGGCATAACGTCCTTGACAAGGCAATAGGTTACGGACTGAAATATGGTGTGGACTTCTCAAGGACAATTGTAACCTGTCAAGGAAGGCTTTCTTCTGAGATGGTAAGAAAATGCCTCATGGCTAATATCCCTGTTATCGTATCCAGAAGTGCAACCACTACGCTTGCCATAAGCATGGTAGAGCAAGCTGGCCTTACTATTATCGGCTTTGCCCGGAACCAGAAATGA
- a CDS encoding AAA family ATPase, producing MAYFKEREAEINGSLLAVLSGENILFLGPPGTAKTQLAKNICQSIEGGNFFNYLLTSFSTPEELFGPLSLKALEEDKFRRKIDGCLPTAHIALLDEIFKASSAILNSLLTILNEHKYHNGRELVDVPLLSVFGASNELPDENESLEALYDRFLFRYRLSYIQDDENFRDLLFRSPEEFEPAATLRVSAIYELRARAKDMPVDPDVEVIITELRKSLQLQEIEISDRCWKKVIQVLKVAACSSGCPTVDRTMVLLLQHMLWNLPEERETIRKTVFEFAISGGISTEKLRQEAEDLQAAVSIALKNELPVIIICDSCGEEFLLRQEIENHHISHPNHSYTLKMEGSSRIYPYGNLVKEIDLLQAAAGKANQLSQAQKEIFETELEALADRVERIKYRLEAERELLKNLMDANIWLSTLDKNEALLLHDTRSTELSELNDLISKIRSMLGLQSRQTRSEPQPELQPAKEAGKREMEKISVSDSGSSVNSFMKGIGSRFKLR from the coding sequence ATGGCCTATTTTAAAGAGCGAGAAGCCGAGATCAACGGCTCACTCCTTGCCGTGCTGTCCGGAGAAAACATCCTTTTTCTTGGGCCGCCTGGAACGGCAAAAACCCAGCTTGCGAAAAATATCTGCCAGTCAATCGAAGGCGGAAATTTCTTCAATTATCTCCTGACAAGTTTTTCCACCCCTGAAGAACTATTTGGCCCCCTCTCCTTAAAAGCCCTGGAAGAAGACAAGTTCCGCCGGAAAATCGATGGCTGCCTCCCAACTGCGCATATCGCTTTGCTGGATGAAATTTTTAAAGCGAGCAGTGCGATCCTGAACAGCCTCCTGACTATCCTCAATGAGCACAAATACCATAATGGCAGAGAGCTTGTAGACGTACCTCTACTTTCGGTTTTCGGGGCATCCAATGAGCTTCCTGACGAAAACGAGAGTCTTGAAGCTCTTTATGACCGCTTTTTATTCAGGTACAGGCTCTCCTACATTCAGGACGATGAGAATTTTCGGGACCTCCTTTTCAGGAGCCCTGAAGAATTCGAACCTGCTGCAACTCTCAGGGTTTCCGCAATATACGAACTCCGAGCACGCGCAAAGGACATGCCTGTTGACCCTGATGTTGAGGTCATTATAACTGAGCTTCGAAAAAGCCTTCAACTTCAGGAAATTGAAATCTCGGACCGGTGCTGGAAAAAAGTTATTCAGGTCTTGAAGGTTGCAGCTTGCAGCAGCGGATGCCCGACCGTGGACAGAACAATGGTACTCCTGCTTCAGCACATGCTCTGGAACCTGCCTGAAGAACGGGAAACCATAAGAAAAACTGTCTTTGAGTTCGCAATTTCAGGTGGAATCAGCACGGAAAAACTGCGCCAGGAAGCCGAAGACCTCCAGGCTGCGGTAAGTATTGCCTTGAAAAACGAGCTTCCTGTAATAATTATATGCGACAGTTGCGGAGAAGAATTCCTGCTGAGGCAGGAAATCGAAAACCACCATATTTCCCATCCTAATCACAGCTATACTCTTAAAATGGAAGGATCTTCAAGGATCTATCCCTATGGCAACCTTGTGAAAGAAATTGATTTGCTCCAGGCAGCCGCTGGAAAAGCGAACCAACTGTCACAGGCCCAAAAAGAAATTTTTGAAACTGAATTGGAAGCCCTGGCCGATCGTGTGGAACGCATAAAATACAGGCTTGAAGCAGAGCGAGAACTTCTCAAAAATCTGATGGATGCAAACATCTGGCTCTCGACGCTTGACAAAAACGAAGCTCTGCTACTTCACGATACCCGAAGTACCGAGCTATCCGAGCTCAACGACCTTATATCGAAAATCCGGTCAATGCTCGGACTGCAGAGCAGGCAGACAAGATCTGAACCTCAACCTGAACTCCAGCCTGCAAAAGAGGCAGGAAAAAGAGAGATGGAAAAAATTTCTGTATCTGATTCGGGAAGCAGTGTCAACAGTTTTATGAAAGGAATTGGTTCTCGATTCAAACTCAGATAA
- a CDS encoding PKD domain-containing protein: protein MKDRGKLHSVPLVLMALFFVFLVSNSAVTLAAQEIKLSEDIGLNGETSIYGDKVVWSYWDKIHLYDLKTGNDTIITMPEHYVSHPAIYDNKIVYCLYNVNENPVRVRLYVYDILNSTSSLITENLSHCVPDIYGDRIVWAAERDYKTDVYMYNISTHTQTQITTRGSASNPSIYENKIVWVGYGDNGTIIDKNNNSISRDSICIYDLSTKKETMINTIGRAYAPVIYSDRIVWKDSRNSDFTGRRGDVYMYNLSTEKESRISYSGQSSLGSSPAIYGDRIVWDDNRNGKWDIYMYNLSTKKETQITTSGSAMGPDIYGDRIVYSDNRQRLTPGPGDVYFCDIYVYDLTARPIEPQAGFTSNVTSGIAPLTVLFTDTSTGGVPTSWHWDTGDGIYSKHAMNATHTFTNPGVYNVTLTVTNEAGNSTVTKPNYITVTPPQPPVADFYANVTSGKAPLMVSFHGRIIGKATSKGEEPISWYWDFGDGIYSKHTTNAIHTFHTTNAIHTFTKPGIYTVNLTVGNFVGNSTATKPDYIVVIDPKAPDANFSSNIIEGYVPLTVQFNDTSQNATSRVWDFDNNGKTDSTDVNPVYTFTTPGIHTVNLTVRNAYGTTSKTDTIIVLTENEIRITTSELASHPDIYGNRIVWQDLRNGNYDIYMYDLSTSRETRITANESNQTYPSLYCDRIVWQDDRNGQYDIYMYNISTSKETQISTSGRAQRPKIYGDRIMWMDYRTRNKGIYVHDLSTSKETRIISKGIPQYINMQGNLIVWHDLRYISPDIYMYDLSTSKETQITSNGEATFPNVYGNRIVWKEWHREDVTTDIYMYDLSTSKKTQITTNKSSQYYPAIYGNKIVWEDFRNEYINIYMYDLSTQKETQITTSGGAHDPDIYGDRIVYRKYSYHRSPVDHVFFSDIYMYDLTARPMEPQTGLTSNVTLEQHL from the coding sequence ATGAAAGATAGGGGAAAATTGCATTCAGTACCTTTAGTGTTAATGGCATTATTTTTCGTATTTTTGGTTTCAAACTCAGCTGTAACGTTAGCTGCCCAGGAAATTAAGCTCTCAGAGGATATTGGACTAAATGGAGAGACTTCTATTTACGGTGATAAAGTGGTGTGGTCATATTGGGACAAAATTCATCTTTATGACCTAAAAACCGGAAATGATACTATAATTACCATGCCTGAACATTATGTATCACATCCTGCTATATATGATAATAAAATTGTATACTGTCTTTATAATGTAAATGAGAATCCAGTTAGGGTCAGACTTTACGTGTATGATATACTTAATTCTACAAGTTCACTAATCACAGAGAATTTGTCCCATTGTGTTCCTGATATTTACGGTGATAGAATTGTGTGGGCTGCGGAACGCGACTACAAGACCGATGTCTACATGTACAATATTTCCACTCATACACAAACTCAGATAACCACAAGAGGATCTGCAAGTAACCCTTCAATATATGAAAACAAAATAGTATGGGTGGGTTACGGGGACAATGGAACTATTATAGATAAAAATAACAATTCCATTAGCAGAGATAGTATTTGCATTTATGACCTTTCCACTAAGAAGGAAACTATGATCAACACTATCGGAAGAGCATATGCTCCCGTGATCTACAGTGATAGGATAGTATGGAAGGATAGTCGCAATTCAGACTTTACTGGGAGAAGAGGGGATGTCTACATGTATAACCTCTCAACTGAGAAAGAAAGCCGGATCTCTTACAGCGGACAGTCCTCGTTAGGTTCGTCTCCAGCTATCTATGGGGACAGGATAGTATGGGATGATAATCGCAATGGAAAATGGGATATTTACATGTACAATCTCTCAACTAAGAAGGAGACTCAGATTACCACCAGTGGAAGTGCAATGGGACCTGATATCTACGGAGACAGGATAGTGTATAGTGATAATCGTCAAAGATTGACCCCTGGTCCTGGTGATGTTTATTTTTGTGATATCTATGTGTATGATCTCACTGCTAGACCCATAGAACCACAAGCTGGGTTTACATCCAATGTGACTTCCGGAATAGCACCTCTAACGGTATTATTCACTGATACCAGCACTGGTGGAGTACCAACTTCCTGGCATTGGGACACTGGTGACGGTATTTACTCAAAACATGCCATGAATGCAACCCATACGTTTACAAACCCAGGGGTGTATAACGTTACTTTAACAGTTACAAATGAAGCAGGCAATAGCACGGTAACGAAACCGAATTATATTACTGTAACTCCCCCACAACCACCAGTGGCAGATTTTTATGCTAATGTAACCTCTGGAAAAGCACCTCTAATGGTGTCTTTCCATGGTAGAATTATTGGCAAAGCTACAAGTAAAGGCGAAGAACCTATTTCCTGGTATTGGGATTTTGGCGATGGCATTTATTCAAAACACACCACGAATGCAATCCACACATTTCACACCACGAATGCAATCCACACATTTACAAAACCAGGGATTTACACAGTAAATCTTACTGTAGGAAATTTCGTGGGTAATAGTACAGCGACAAAGCCAGATTACATAGTTGTTATCGATCCAAAAGCTCCCGATGCAAATTTTAGTAGTAACATTATCGAGGGTTATGTTCCCCTGACGGTACAGTTTAATGACACTTCTCAAAATGCAACGTCAAGGGTATGGGACTTCGACAATAATGGAAAAACAGACTCAACCGATGTAAACCCTGTTTATACATTTACAACACCAGGAATCCATACTGTTAACCTGACAGTAAGAAATGCTTACGGCACTACCTCAAAAACTGATACGATAATTGTACTTACAGAAAATGAGATCCGGATTACAACCAGCGAATTAGCATCCCATCCTGATATCTATGGTAATAGAATAGTATGGCAAGACCTTCGCAACGGAAACTACGATATCTACATGTACGATCTCTCCACTTCCAGGGAAACCAGGATCACTGCTAATGAATCAAATCAGACATATCCTTCACTCTACTGTGATAGAATAGTGTGGCAAGATGATCGTAATGGACAGTATGATATCTATATGTACAATATATCTACTTCAAAAGAAACTCAAATAAGCACTAGCGGGCGCGCTCAGAGACCTAAAATCTATGGTGACAGGATAATGTGGATGGATTATCGAACTAGAAATAAAGGTATTTACGTGCACGACCTATCCACTTCTAAGGAAACTCGGATAATTTCAAAAGGAATACCTCAATATATTAATATGCAAGGTAACTTGATAGTCTGGCATGATCTTCGATACATAAGTCCGGATATTTACATGTACGATCTCTCCACTTCAAAGGAAACTCAAATAACCTCCAACGGAGAAGCAACATTCCCTAACGTCTATGGTAACAGGATAGTGTGGAAAGAGTGGCACAGAGAAGATGTCACCACCGATATCTACATGTACGATTTATCCACTTCCAAGAAGACTCAGATTACTACCAATAAATCAAGTCAATACTATCCTGCTATTTATGGTAATAAGATAGTATGGGAAGATTTCCGCAACGAATACATCAATATTTACATGTACGATCTCTCAACTCAGAAGGAGACTCAGATTACCACCAGCGGAGGTGCACACGATCCTGATATCTATGGAGACAGGATTGTATATAGGAAGTATAGTTATCATAGATCACCCGTTGATCATGTTTTTTTTAGTGATATCTATATGTATGATCTCACTGCTAGACCCATGGAACCACAAACTGGACTTACATCCAATGTGACTCTAGAACAACACCTCTAA
- the thiM gene encoding hydroxyethylthiazole kinase — MNDPLKTIRETKPLIHHITNWVTIYDCANMTRAFGALPVMAHASEECAEMTGISSALVLNIGTPTSEIIDSMLLSAAAANEKKIPVVLDAVGVGATKFRDEMAAKILGSVRVDIIKGNYSEIAKLAGESAETKGVEATSINADPVKIAKQFAKLSSSVIVMTGKEDIISDGERVFIVKNGHELMGSIVGTGCMAASVIGLFAAVNPDYFEASREALCYFGVAGELAARESNGPGSFKVNLYDEVFNLSDEKVRSMMNFEEQ; from the coding sequence ATGAATGACCCATTAAAAACAATAAGAGAAACAAAACCACTCATACATCATATAACGAACTGGGTAACGATCTACGACTGTGCAAACATGACAAGAGCTTTTGGTGCGCTGCCTGTAATGGCGCATGCCTCTGAAGAATGTGCTGAGATGACAGGGATTTCATCGGCTCTTGTACTTAACATCGGAACCCCGACATCCGAAATCATTGATTCCATGCTTCTGTCTGCTGCCGCTGCAAACGAAAAGAAAATTCCGGTCGTGCTTGACGCAGTCGGGGTCGGAGCTACGAAATTCAGGGACGAAATGGCTGCAAAAATCCTTGGTTCCGTCCGTGTTGATATCATAAAAGGCAATTACTCGGAAATTGCAAAACTGGCAGGCGAAAGCGCTGAAACTAAAGGAGTTGAGGCAACTTCGATTAATGCGGACCCTGTAAAGATTGCAAAGCAATTTGCAAAATTAAGTTCCTCCGTTATTGTGATGACAGGAAAAGAAGACATTATAAGTGACGGAGAGAGGGTTTTTATTGTTAAGAACGGGCATGAGCTTATGGGGTCGATTGTCGGAACAGGATGTATGGCTGCATCTGTAATAGGTTTGTTTGCTGCAGTTAACCCGGATTACTTTGAAGCGTCCAGAGAAGCGTTATGTTACTTTGGGGTTGCAGGAGAACTTGCAGCTCGAGAATCAAACGGACCAGGAAGTTTCAAGGTTAACCTGTATGATGAAGTGTTCAACCTGTCGGATGAGAAAGTAAGAAGTATGATGAATTTTGAAGAACAGTAA